One part of the Arcanobacterium phocisimile genome encodes these proteins:
- a CDS encoding YlxR family protein, with protein sequence MARPDSFSDMGYVQYNRLRMSMSIPTIGEKMVAPQGQIMIRTCVGCRQKAYRNELLRVVADSEGCVQPDPHATMPGRGAWIHPRSECIAQAIKTSQFARAFRRPVRVSDELEPSASNFVRSARFRANNPMKAGREPMGTR encoded by the coding sequence GTGGCACGGCCCGATTCGTTTAGCGATATGGGGTATGTGCAGTACAATAGATTACGTATGTCTATGTCAATACCAACAATCGGTGAGAAGATGGTCGCTCCGCAGGGGCAGATCATGATTCGTACATGCGTTGGTTGCCGGCAAAAGGCTTACAGGAACGAGCTTTTGCGCGTTGTTGCTGATAGTGAGGGTTGTGTTCAACCCGATCCCCACGCGACGATGCCAGGGCGTGGAGCGTGGATCCATCCGCGTTCCGAATGCATAGCACAGGCAATCAAAACCTCTCAGTTTGCGCGGGCGTTTCGTCGCCCAGTGCGCGTATCTGATGAACTTGAGCCCTCTGCTAGTAATTTTGTTCGATCAGCACGATTTCGTGCGAATAACCCAATGAAAGCGGGTAGAGAGCCGATGGGCACCCGATGA
- the infB gene encoding translation initiation factor IF-2, with protein MAKVRVHELAKEIGVTSKKLLEVLTSEGEFVKSASSSIEAPVVRKAREYFESHPEEVDSKKATKKKPAAKSKVAPAESAESAKPAEAEKPAVPAPSEPQPVVKKATAKTAATTPAAKPGAKPAAKPASKPAAKKPAGDAKSATPKTPAAAKPASKSGATPRPAGRGVTPGSAHASAEAARESAPPRPSAGRGPRPGAPRPGAPRPGNSPFAPKQGMGGRNGQGGGRGPRPNGASFGNKPQGGGRGGQAQGAPGRAPRTEGAPRPQRGSGNRPSPNMMPEQMPAPTPARGGGRGRGGNSGGGNGGFGGGRPGFTRSGGKARGGSTAGAFGRQGGGRGNRKSKRAKRQEWEEQQSPMLQGVQIPRGDGSTVVRVRAGASLADFAERIEADPAALVTVLFRMGEMATANQSLDEDTFALLGAELGYDIKIMSAEDEDREILESFDIDIDAEHADESEEDRVPRPPVVTVMGHVDHGKTKLLDAIRNADVVEGEAGGITQSIGAYQTHVKVEDGERAITFIDTPGHEAFTQMRARGADITDVAILVVAANDGVMPQTVEAINHAQAANVPIVVAVNKIDVDGANPDKVRAQLTEYNLVAEEYGGDVAFVDISAKQQINIPALLETVLTTSDILVTPTANPDKPARGVAIEAKLDQGRGSVITALVQEGTLRIGDPIVVGTAYGRVRAMIDEHGNRLDEAGPARPVQVLGLTSVPGAGDQLIVAEDDRTARQIAERREAAKRAATLAKRRKRVSLEDLNAAIEEGKIENLNLIIKGDSSGSVEALEASLLDIEIGGDEVQLNVIHRGVGAITQSDVDLATVDNAIIIGFNVRPAERVTELADAEGVEMKFYSVIYAAIDEVEAAMKGKLKPIYEEVQVATAEIRQVFKSGKAGLIAGSIVRSGSIRRGHKARLIRNGKTIAENLEIVSLRREKDDVTEVREGYECGITLGYKDIAEGDIIETYEMREKPRD; from the coding sequence GTGGCTAAGGTCCGCGTCCATGAACTTGCTAAAGAGATTGGTGTGACAAGCAAGAAGTTGCTTGAAGTACTAACGTCAGAAGGCGAATTCGTCAAATCTGCGTCCTCGTCTATCGAGGCACCAGTCGTGCGAAAAGCACGTGAATATTTTGAATCGCACCCAGAAGAGGTCGATTCCAAGAAGGCTACTAAAAAGAAGCCAGCTGCTAAGTCAAAGGTCGCCCCAGCAGAATCTGCTGAGAGTGCGAAACCAGCTGAAGCCGAAAAGCCAGCAGTGCCAGCTCCTTCCGAACCACAACCAGTGGTCAAGAAGGCAACAGCTAAAACAGCTGCAACTACACCAGCAGCAAAGCCTGGTGCCAAGCCAGCTGCAAAGCCTGCATCCAAGCCAGCTGCAAAGAAGCCAGCTGGAGATGCTAAGTCTGCTACACCAAAGACTCCAGCCGCAGCCAAGCCTGCATCAAAGTCAGGCGCAACTCCGCGTCCAGCTGGCCGTGGCGTAACCCCAGGGTCAGCACATGCTTCTGCGGAAGCTGCTCGTGAGTCGGCTCCACCGCGTCCAAGCGCAGGTCGTGGACCGCGCCCAGGCGCACCACGTCCAGGAGCACCGCGCCCAGGAAATTCACCATTTGCACCAAAGCAGGGAATGGGTGGCCGTAATGGCCAAGGCGGTGGCCGAGGCCCACGTCCAAACGGTGCTTCCTTCGGAAACAAGCCTCAAGGCGGCGGCCGTGGCGGTCAAGCCCAAGGCGCTCCAGGTCGCGCTCCACGCACTGAAGGCGCACCACGCCCACAGCGCGGATCAGGTAACCGTCCAAGTCCAAACATGATGCCAGAGCAGATGCCGGCACCAACACCAGCACGCGGCGGCGGTCGCGGTCGCGGTGGTAATAGCGGCGGCGGCAACGGCGGCTTCGGCGGCGGACGTCCCGGTTTCACCCGTTCGGGTGGAAAAGCACGCGGCGGTTCAACTGCAGGTGCATTCGGACGCCAAGGTGGCGGCCGTGGCAACCGCAAGTCCAAGCGGGCAAAGCGTCAAGAGTGGGAAGAGCAGCAATCACCGATGCTCCAGGGCGTCCAGATTCCACGTGGCGATGGTTCCACTGTGGTTCGTGTACGCGCCGGTGCATCCCTAGCTGACTTCGCAGAACGTATCGAAGCAGATCCAGCAGCATTGGTTACTGTCTTGTTCCGTATGGGCGAGATGGCAACAGCTAATCAGTCCTTGGACGAAGATACCTTCGCACTCCTTGGTGCCGAACTTGGTTACGACATCAAGATCATGAGCGCAGAGGATGAGGATCGTGAAATCCTCGAATCCTTCGATATTGATATCGACGCCGAGCACGCTGACGAATCTGAAGAAGATCGGGTGCCACGTCCACCAGTCGTGACCGTTATGGGCCACGTCGACCACGGTAAAACCAAGCTCCTCGACGCGATCCGTAACGCCGACGTCGTCGAAGGCGAAGCCGGTGGCATTACCCAGTCCATCGGTGCATACCAGACCCACGTCAAGGTTGAAGACGGCGAACGCGCCATCACCTTCATTGACACCCCAGGTCACGAAGCCTTCACGCAGATGCGTGCCCGTGGTGCTGACATCACTGACGTTGCCATTTTGGTTGTTGCCGCAAACGACGGCGTCATGCCGCAAACCGTTGAAGCAATTAACCACGCACAGGCAGCAAACGTGCCGATCGTCGTCGCTGTGAACAAGATCGATGTTGATGGGGCAAACCCAGACAAGGTTCGTGCCCAGCTCACCGAATACAACTTGGTTGCAGAAGAATACGGCGGTGACGTCGCGTTCGTCGATATTTCGGCAAAGCAGCAGATCAACATTCCAGCATTGCTTGAAACCGTGTTGACCACCTCCGATATTTTGGTAACGCCAACGGCGAACCCAGATAAGCCGGCTCGTGGTGTAGCGATTGAAGCAAAGCTCGATCAGGGTCGCGGTTCGGTTATTACTGCGCTCGTTCAAGAAGGAACGTTGCGTATCGGTGATCCGATCGTTGTTGGTACCGCATACGGTCGTGTGCGTGCCATGATTGACGAGCATGGAAACCGTCTCGATGAAGCCGGTCCGGCACGTCCGGTCCAGGTTCTCGGTTTGACGTCGGTTCCAGGTGCAGGCGATCAACTCATCGTCGCTGAAGATGATCGTACTGCCCGTCAAATTGCCGAACGTCGTGAGGCTGCTAAGCGTGCAGCTACCTTGGCTAAGCGCCGCAAGCGCGTCTCGCTTGAGGACCTCAACGCCGCTATCGAAGAAGGCAAGATCGAAAACCTCAACCTCATTATCAAGGGAGACTCCTCTGGTTCGGTTGAAGCACTCGAAGCATCCTTGCTTGATATCGAGATCGGTGGCGACGAAGTCCAACTCAACGTTATCCATCGCGGTGTCGGCGCGATTACGCAGTCTGACGTCGATTTGGCAACCGTTGACAACGCAATCATTATCGGCTTCAACGTTCGCCCAGCAGAGCGAGTAACTGAATTGGCTGATGCTGAAGGCGTGGAGATGAAGTTCTACTCGGTCATCTACGCTGCGATCGACGAAGTTGAAGCTGCTATGAAGGGCAAGCTCAAGCCGATCTATGAAGAAGTCCAAGTGGCAACTGCTGAGATTCGCCAGGTATTTAAGTCCGGTAAGGCCGGTCTTATCGCTGGTTCGATCGTTCGCTCCGGTTCGATCCGTCGTGGTCACAAGGCGCGCCTGATCCGCAACGGAAAGACGATTGCTGAGAACCTCGAGATCGTATCGTTGCGTCGTGAAAAAGATGATGTGACCGAAGTTCGCGAAGGCTACGAGTGTGGTATCACCCTCGGCTACAAGGACATCGCCGAAGGCGACATCATCGAAACGTACGAGATGCGTGAAAAGCCACGCGACTGA
- the rbfA gene encoding 30S ribosome-binding factor RbfA, with protein sequence MVNPRAAKVAERIQQVVASMLDKQIKDPRLGMVTITDVRVTGDLQHADVFYTVFGDEHDAKNTAAALRSATGVIRSNVGKQLGLRLTPSLAFHLDALPESAKSIEDLLVAARYRDEQIRKMAEEAQYAGDPDPYRRPEDDEQDEPVEDSAQ encoded by the coding sequence ATGGTTAATCCACGAGCAGCTAAAGTTGCTGAACGTATTCAGCAAGTAGTTGCCTCCATGCTCGATAAGCAGATCAAGGATCCGCGTCTGGGCATGGTGACAATTACTGATGTGCGAGTTACTGGAGATCTCCAGCATGCTGACGTGTTCTACACCGTTTTCGGTGACGAGCACGATGCGAAGAACACCGCAGCCGCATTGCGTTCCGCCACTGGAGTTATTCGCTCCAATGTTGGAAAGCAACTCGGATTGCGCTTGACTCCATCGTTGGCTTTCCATCTCGACGCCCTGCCAGAGTCAGCAAAGTCTATTGAAGACTTGCTGGTTGCTGCCCGGTATCGTGATGAGCAGATCCGCAAGATGGCTGAAGAAGCACAGTATGCGGGGGATCCTGATCCCTACCGTCGTCCAGAAGACGACGAGCAGGACGAACCTGTCGAGGATTCAGCACAGTAG
- the truB gene encoding tRNA pseudouridine(55) synthase TruB — MARNRKQMPDRPRRIMPWGDLPRGGHEAADGLILIDKPQGVTSHDIVGAMRRLGATRKVGHTGTLDPMATGLLTVAFGRATKLVQYLTGADKTYLARIVIGVGTDSDDADGTAIVPSAEQSARVGQITAADIDSVMAELTGPIQQVPATVSAKKIGGKRAHDLVRDGHDVELAAQSVTIHSFDRTSDVVAQTHQMDGLSFPVLTFDVSVAVSSGTYIRALARDLGEKLGVGAHLTMLRRTQVGKWDIGDAYTVEALRELIVGEQSLPIVGIDAVCAQTFSRISVTAQEAERLGRGLFIERRDPERIAGANKWPACAFLGEQAVAIVSPRSKQLKPDLQIRI, encoded by the coding sequence GTGGCGCGAAATCGTAAACAGATGCCAGATCGCCCCCGGCGCATAATGCCGTGGGGCGATCTGCCGCGTGGTGGACATGAAGCTGCCGATGGGTTAATTTTGATTGACAAACCGCAAGGTGTGACCTCGCACGATATTGTGGGTGCGATGCGCCGGTTGGGTGCGACTCGTAAAGTCGGGCACACCGGCACTCTTGATCCGATGGCTACCGGGTTATTGACGGTAGCGTTTGGGCGGGCCACGAAACTCGTCCAGTATCTTACCGGTGCAGATAAAACCTATCTTGCACGCATTGTTATTGGTGTTGGTACGGATTCGGATGATGCTGACGGTACTGCGATAGTGCCAAGTGCCGAGCAGAGCGCCCGCGTTGGTCAGATTACGGCAGCAGATATTGATAGTGTGATGGCTGAACTTACGGGCCCAATTCAGCAGGTTCCGGCAACAGTCTCGGCGAAGAAGATCGGTGGCAAGCGCGCCCATGATCTGGTTCGTGACGGGCATGATGTGGAGCTTGCTGCACAGTCAGTAACGATCCACAGTTTTGACCGTACCAGCGATGTTGTTGCACAAACGCACCAGATGGACGGGTTGAGCTTCCCGGTGTTGACGTTCGATGTGAGTGTGGCAGTTTCTTCGGGAACCTATATTCGTGCGTTGGCTCGCGATCTTGGTGAAAAACTGGGGGTGGGTGCGCATTTGACGATGTTGCGCCGCACCCAGGTTGGCAAGTGGGATATTGGGGATGCGTATACGGTCGAGGCCTTGCGTGAGCTGATAGTGGGCGAGCAGTCGTTGCCGATCGTGGGCATTGATGCTGTGTGTGCTCAGACGTTCTCCCGGATTTCGGTGACGGCCCAGGAAGCTGAACGTCTCGGGCGCGGTCTCTTTATTGAGCGGCGTGATCCGGAACGTATTGCGGGCGCAAATAAATGGCCGGCATGTGCATTCTTAGGTGAGCAGGCGGTTGCTATCGTTTCGCCGCGCTCCAAACAGTTGAAACCGGATTTGCAGATTCGGATCTAG